The following proteins are co-located in the Prinia subflava isolate CZ2003 ecotype Zambia chromosome 16, Cam_Psub_1.2, whole genome shotgun sequence genome:
- the PAIP2 gene encoding polyadenylate-binding protein-interacting protein 2 has translation MKDPSRSSTSPSIISEDVIINGHSHEDDNPFAEYMWMENEEEFNRQIEEELWEEEFIERCFQEMLEEEEEHEWFIPARDLPQTMDQIQDQFNDLVISDSSSLEDLVVKSNLNPNAKEFVPGVKYLNI, from the exons ATGAAGGACCCAAGTCGCAGCAGTACCAGCCCCAGCATCATCAGCGAGGATGTGATCATCAACGGGCACTCCCACGAGGATGACAACCCCTTTGCCGAGTACATGTGGATGGAGAACGAGGAGGAGTTTAACAGGCAG ATCGAAGAGGAGTTGTGGGAAGAAGAATTCATCGAGCGCTGTTTCCAGGAGAtgctggaagaggaggaggagcatgAATGGTTTATTCCAGCCCGTGATCTCCCACAAACAATGGATCAAATCCAGGACCAGTTCAATGACCTTGTTATCAGTGACAGCTCATCGCTGGAGGATCTGGTG GTCAAGAGTAATCTGAATCCAAATGCGAAGGAGTTTGTTCCTGGGGTGAAGTATTTAAACATTTGA
- the SLC23A1 gene encoding LOW QUALITY PROTEIN: solute carrier family 23 member 1 (The sequence of the model RefSeq protein was modified relative to this genomic sequence to represent the inferred CDS: inserted 1 base in 1 codon) produces MADPCRGRARRFHNPQPMAAAPPAAPATATARPVTKVLPTAIKPPXAGTSPPGPRRRRMGTRSGDLAQPQNGNLAPAPTGSLHTPGKELPVAGRQDPGVGTRPSQPGVDMLYRIEDVPPWYLCILLGFQHYLTCFSGTIAVPFLLAESLCVGKDQLTVSYLIGTIFTCVGITTLIQTTVGIRLPLFQASALAFLVPAKSILALEKWRCPPEEQIYGNWSLPLNTSHIWQPRMREIQGAIVVSSLVEVVIGLLGLPGALLSYIGPLTVTPTVSLIGLSVFQAAGDRAGSHWGISVLTIFLIVLFAQYLRQVAIILPGYRRGHGFVLLRIQIFKMFPIILAVMLVWLICYVLTRTGVFPSRPEEYGYKARTDARGEILSVAPWFRIPYPCQWGLPTVTSAAVLGMFSATLAGIIESIGDYYSCARLAGAPPPPVHAINRGIFTEGISCIIAGLLGTGNGSTSSSPNIGVLGITKVGSRRVIQYGAGIMLLLGTIGKFTALFASLPDPVLGGMFCTLFGMITAVGLSNLQFVDMNSSRNLFVLGFAMFFGLTLPNYLDSHPGSINTGVPELDQILTVLLTTEMFVGGTIAFVLDNTIPGTQEERGLVQWKAGAHSDSTSSASLRSYDFPFGMGAVRRSRWLRSVPICPVFTGFRARESGRGTAAAEGPDGTDGGSVCTKV; encoded by the exons ATGGCTGATCCGTGCCGGGGCCGCGCTCGCCGGTTTCACAACCCGCAGCCAATGGCCGctgccccgcccgccgcccctgCCACCGCCACCGCCCGGCCGGTGACTAAAGTCCTTCCCACGGCCATAAAACccc gagcagggacatcGCCGCCAGGGCCACGTCGCCGGAGGATGGGGACCCGCTCAGGAGAcctggctcagccccag AATGGGAACTTGGCTCCAGCCCCCACGGGCTCTCTGCACAcccctgggaaggagctgcctgtggcGGGCAGG CAGGATCCCGGGGTGGGCACCAGGCCCTCCCAGCCAGGAGTGGACATGCTCTACAGGATTGAGGACGTGCCCCCCTGGTACCTCTGCATCCTGCTCGGCTTCCAG CACTACCTGACCTGCTTCAGCGGCACCATTGCCGTTCCCTTCCTGCTGGCCGAGAGCCTGTGCGTGGGCAAGGACCAGCTCACCGTCAGCTACCTCATCGGCACCATCTTCACCTGCGTGGGcatcaccaccctcatccagaCCACCGTGGGCATCAG gcTGCCCCTCTTCCAGGCGAGCGCCCTGGCCTTCCTTGTCCCCGCCAAGTCCATCCTGGCCCTGGAGAAGTGGCGATGCCCACCTGaag AGCAGATCTATGGCAACTGGTCACTGCCGCTCAACACGTCCCACATCTGGCAGCCCCGCATGCGAGAG ATCCAGGGGGCCATCGTGGTGTCCAGCCTGGTGGAAGTGGTCATCgggctgctggggctccccGGGGCACTACTCAGCTACATCGGGCCTCTGACCGTCACCCCCACCGTGTCCCTCATCGGACTCTCCGTTTTCCAGGCGGCCGGTGACCGGGCTGGCTCCCACTGGGGCATCTCTGTGCT GACCATCTTCCTGATTGTCCTGTTTGCCCAGTACCTGCGGCAGGTCGCCATCATCCTGCCTGGCTACCGGCGGGGCCATGGCTTTGTCCTGCTCCGCATCCAGATCTTCAAGATGTTCCCG ATCATCCTGGCCGTCATGCTGGTGTGGCTCATCTGCTACGTGCTGACCCGCACCGGAGTCTTCCCCAGCCGGCCCGAGGAGTACGGCTACAAGGCCAGGACGGACGCCCGCGGGGAGATCCTGTCCGTGGCACCCTGGTTCCGCATCCCCTACCCCT GCCAGTGGGGGCTGCCCACGGTGACCTCAGCAGCCGTGCTGGGCATGTTCAGCGCCACGCTGGCCGGCATCATCGAGTCCATCGGGGACTACTACTCCTgtgcccggctggcaggagcgCCCCCGCCCCCTGTGCACGCCATTAACAG GGGCATTTTCACCGAGGGCATCTCCTGCATCATCGCGGGGCTCTTGGGAACCGGCAACGGCTCCACGTCCTCCAGCCCCAACATCGGCGTCCTGGGCATTACCAAG gtggggagcaggagggtgaTCCAGTACGGCGCCGGGATCATGCTCCTGCTGGGGACCATCGGCAAATTCACGGCGCTCTTCGCCTCCCTGCCCGACCCCGTGCTCGGCGGGATGTTCTGCACCTTATTCG GAATGATCACGGCCGTCGGCCTCTCCAACCTGCAGTTCGTCGACATGAACTCCTCCCGAAATCTCTTCGTGCTGGGCTTTGCCATGTTTTTCGGGCTGACGCTGCCAAACTACCTGGATTCCCACCCCGGCTCCATTAACACAG GTGTCCCCGAGCTGGACCAGATCCTGACGGTGCTGCTGACCACGGAGATGTTCGTCGGGGGGACCATTGCCTTCGTGCTGGACAACACCATCCCGG GGACGCAGGAGGAGCGAGGGCTGGTGCAGTGGAAGGCAGGAGCGCACTCGGACAGCACGAGCAGCGCCAGCCTGAGGAGCTATGACTTCCCCTTCGGCATGGGCGCGGTGCGGAGGAGCCGCTGGCTGAGGAGCGTGCCCATCTGCCCGGTGTTCACCGGCTTCAGGGCCCGGGAGAGCGGCAGGGGCACGGCGGCCGCGGAGGGCCCGGACGGCACGGACGGGGGCTCGGTATGCACCAAGGTCTGA
- the MZB1 gene encoding marginal zone B- and B1-cell-specific protein, whose protein sequence is MRAALAAWLVLSLLRGAGAGDTCGDAPATPSRSVPAPQLSPEERLSPHMPESLRCDACHAIAFQIEEHLRKAEGKVGKKALKESDYLEVLERSCSQDWESYGVLELDGEKRLSGPGLSRQQSLSVLVSGGPWPGRLSKLCHGYVGEQGEAQIYDAHRRGPAALRQLLCHGDKGPCAGRKDRPDPPKALQNEL, encoded by the exons TGCTGAGCCTGCTGCGGGGGGCAGGGGCCGGGGACACGTGCGGGGACGCCCCCGCCACCCCGTCCCGCTCCGTCCCCGCGCCCCAGCTCAGCCCCGAGGAGCGGCTCTCCCCCCACATGCCCGAATCCCTGCGCTGTGACGCCTGCCACGCCATCGCCTTCCAG ATTGAGGAGCACCTGCGCAAGGCAGAAGGGAAAGTGGGCAAGAAGGCTCTGAAGGAGTCGGATTACTTAGAggtgctggagaggagctgctcccaggactGGGAGAG TTACggggtgctggagctggacGGGGAGAAGCGGCTGTCGGGGCCGGGGCTGTCGAGGCAGCAGTCCCTGAGCGTGCTGGTGTCGGGGGGACCGTGGCCGGGCAG GCTCTCCAAGCTGTGCCACGGCTACGTGGGCGAGCAGGGCGAGGCGCAGATCTACGACGCGCaccggcggggcccggccgcgCTACGACAGCTGCTGTGCCACGGGGACAAGGGACCCTGTGCCGGCCGCAAGGACCGCCCGGATCCCCCCAAGGCGCTGCAGAACGAGCTCTAG